Part of the Rhizobium viscosum genome is shown below.
ATATGTGTATTTTGCACATTTTTTGTTGACGGCATTCCTGATCTCCTATTATGTGCATAATACACATAAATAGGAGCAGCAGCAATGACAGAAGATACCGCAATCGATGTATTAATTTGTGGTGCCGGCGCGGCCGGCCTGACGCTGGCGATCGATCTCGCCCGGCGGGGTGTATCCTTCCGGCTGATCGAGAAGATGGATGACCCGTTCCGAGGTTCGCGCGGCAAGGGAATACAGCCGCGAACCCTGGAAGTGTTCGAGGACCTTGGCATTGTCGACAAGATTGCCGCGTCCGGCGGTTACTACCCGCAGCAGCGCGAATATCACGACGACGGCAGCGTGAAAGATGCCGCGCTTGTCGAGGCCTGTGAGCCGATCCCATCGGAACCCTACGGAACGCCTCTGCTCGTGCCTCAATTCCTGACGGAGAAGACGATGCGGGAACGCCTTGTCGAACTCGGCCATGCTCCGGAGTTCGGCTGCGCATTGGTCGCCTTCGAACAGGATGGGCAGGGTGTAACAGCAAGGCTTGCCAGTGGTGGTGAAGAACAGACTATCCGCGCACGTTATCTCGTCGGCACCGACGGTGGCCGAAGCTTTGTGCGCCAGACGCTCGCCGTCGGTTTTCCCGGAAAGACGCTCGGCGTCCGCGCCATTGTTGCCGACGTGACGCTGACAGGCCTCAGCCGCGATGTCTGGCATCGCTTCAACGAGGGGTCGATGGAGACACAAATATCTTTTTGTCCCTTGACCGAAACTGGGTTTTTCCAACTGCAGGGACCAGTGCCTCTCGAAGGCGAGATCGATCTCTCGGCCGAAGGGCTTACGACACTGACTGCCGAACGCACCGGCCGCGCCGATATCTTCATCCAGTCTGTCTCCTGGGCATCGGCATTCAACATGAATGCCCGGCTTGCTGACAGCTATCGCGTCGGCCGCATCTTTCTCGCCGGAGACGCCGCCCATACCCATCCGCCGACGGGCGGCCAGGGTCTGAACACCAGCGTTCAGGACGCCTACAATCTGGGCTGGAAGCTGGCAGCCGTCCTATCGGGTGCCCCGGAGACGCTTCTCGATAGCTATGAGGAAGAGCGCCGCCCGATCGCGGCAAGCATGCTGGGACTTGCCGTCAGATTGCTCGAAGACATGAAGCGCGGCGACCTTCGGCGTGGTCGTGAGGTCCGGCAACTGGACATCGGCTATCCCGGTTCGAGTCTGTCACTCGAAGAGCCCCAGCGTCAGGCTCGCGTGCTTGCCGGCAACCGCGCTCCCGACGCGCTATTGAAGGGCGCCGCTGGCCAGCCAGTGCGGTTGTTCGATCTCTTCAAGGGCTCTCATTGGACGCTGCTGGAATTTGAAGTGGAGAGGGTTGCCATCCACCCACGCAAAGGGCTGCATATTTATCGCATCAGCCAAGGCGGTGATCTCATCGACAGCGAGAACCGGTTCAGCGACACCTACGAAGCTACCCCAGGTGACCGGATTCTTATTCGTCCGGATGGCTATGTCGGCGCAATCGTATCGCAACGCGAAACGGCGGCATTGGAAACCTATCTTCACGATGTCGGATTGCGAACCGGGCCTGCTGCCAGAGGATGAAAAATGCTTTCGCGGCATAACTTCGCCAGCGGATGCCATCCCACCCGCCTGTCATCATCATGACTGCGCACGGGGAACAAGGACGTCGAGCCCTCCGTCTTTCAGGCGGGCGCGATCGCCTTTCTATGACGGACATTCCGTAGAAATAGAACGACTTCAACAGTAGGACGGAGCGGTCTGAAGGGGTTGACTGCTGCCGTTAAGCGCTCCCCATCAATGACAAAAAAGCGCCCCATCCGCCACGCCCGCTTTTGGGCATAAGGGGATCGGGCGCTGACGATGCGACGATCAATGCCTAGTCGGCAAAGCCGACATACTTCTGGCGCGTATCGTCAAGCAAAACCGTTATTACGGACCTGAGCGCAGCCTTTACTTGATCGATACTGGTTTCGAAGCCGTCAACGATGCGCAGGGCCTCGTTCAGCAATGCTTCCTTCTCGTCAAGATCCATCAGGTTTTGCGTATCGTTGACGTATGAGGTAGTGGTAGAGTTCATAAGCAGCCCCCAGCTGACAATCAATGCGAGAAGATACATCTCAAGCGCGAATTTTAATCAAGAACCTTTTCTGGACTTTTGTGCTGTAACCTGCAATTTTCTCGGGCGAGCAATGTTCGCAAGTAACCGGAAAGAACATGTCACGTAATTTTCGTGATGCAACCGGCTTTTATCGCAAAGGTTAGCAAGTAAGGTTAAGCGCTATCCTTCAGCCCACTTCCCGGACTGCGCTCCAGCGTTGCCGCAAAACACCATCCCCGCGCCGAACAGCTCATCGGTGTGATTGTGTGGACCGCGGTGATTGCGGCACCAAAATGCGGCACGCCACCATGCCTTCCGCTGGTTCGCAGGAGATGGTTCGCCAGGTCGGTGGGACGCTCTTCAACGTAGTCTCGTTCGCAACCCCGATCGGCGATTGCTGCAATCTATCGGGTGTATCCTCGTTACAATAGCTGATTATTGAAGCGCTACAGCGTACTCACAATTGAATTCGGGATACTCTGGATACGGCTTCGTCGGCAATGTTAACCCAGATAACCGTAAGTATAGAGCCGCGCATTGCGAACATGCGATCCGTGGTGTACTTCGATCGCGAGACGGGACTTGGGGGAAATATTGCGATACAAGCAACTGGACGCGCTGCGAGGGATTGCGGCTATGACGGTGGTCATCCATCATCTTTTTATGGCTTTTCCCGGATCTGAGGCTCACCTGAACGTTCTCGACCTATCGAGCTGGACGTTCTGGGAGACGTGGGTGAAGTACACGCCGCTCAGAGCGTTCGCCAATGGAAGGCCTGCCGTTGTCCTCTTCTTCGTCCTCAGCGGATTTGTTCTGGCGGCAAGCTTTGAGAAGCAAACACTATCGTATCCGGGTTACTTGATCAGAAGGTTTTGCAGAATCTATTTGCCATTCGCCACCGCAATAGCCTTTGCCGTTGCTCTCTTTATACTATCACCAAGTGGACCGATAGAAGGCTTGACCGAGTGGTTCAACGCCAGTTCGTGGACCGCTGCACCAAGTTCTGACGTGGTGGCAGGACACCTCACGATGACGGGACGTGATGCACATATTCAACTGAACAACGTCATGTGGAGCTTGATCCACGAGCTTCGAATCTCTGTGCTTTTCCCACTGATCGTCCTGCTGGCCATATGGAACTGGAGGGTCACGCTCACCGCACTTGCATGCCTTTGGCTCCTCAGTGAGGCAGTGGGCCGTCTGACCCCGGAGGGAAGCATCCTGGCGTCGATCCTCGATACTGCTGGATACATTCTCTTATTTGCCGTCGGCGCAATCTGCTTCTACCATCGGCAGCTGCTCGCATCGATCGCCGGCAGAGCGCCCGTCTGGGCTGTCGCCATCACGGCACTTGTCCTGATGGCGATCCCTGCAGGTGCTCCGGCTTCCGAGCTCCTTTACGGACTGGCCTCCGTTGCGCTGATCGGCGCGGCAATCGGACATAAAAACGCCCAGTCGTTTTTTACATCCGCTCCCCTTTTGTGGCTGGGCACCATTTCATACAGCCTTTATCTCTTTCATCTGCCCATAGTCCTATTTACTCTTCGCCATTGGTATGGGGTAGTCGACAACCGCTTCCTCGTTGTCGGAATTATTGCTTCGAGCCTGGCGGCTGCTCAACTTGCCTACTGGCTGGTCGAGAAGCCATCGGACCAGCTTGGTCGCGTTCTTTCTCGCAGGCAAAAACCGGCCTGAGGTTTTCACTAGACCTGGATGATCGGAAAACCTGTTCAGACCATCGAACGACCTGTCTGAATGGCGCAGAGCTTCCATAATGATCTCACCCACAACCAAGTGGCGCAAGCCGGCAGATGCTCGGCAAACATTGACTAGCTGCAAGCCAAAGAACCGCAACTCCACGTTTTTCTGCTTATACGGAGTAATTACTTTTAGTTATATGCCTGCTTCCAGCTTTTGCTGATTATTCCGACGATCTGAAGTAATCTTAATCGAAGCAAACAGCGTGGCTCATATATTTCAACTTTATTCTGCGGCAGAAAAATAAAACGCTGAAATGGTATTTTGCTGTAGAGAATGTTTTGAAGGATGAAAATAATATGCTGCCTATGGTCAATAGCGCCAGTGAGGTTCGACTTAAATACATTGAGGACAAAATAGACGCGCTAAAGATGGCGGAAACCTTGCTGAACAGTCCTGAGGTTACGAACGAGGATCTGAGGTCGGCGCTCAAGGTTCTGCTGGAAGTGGTGATCGCCCAGCTGCAGGAATCCGTTAGATATTAGTGCAAGACTTTACGCACCGGTTAAGCCGGTAAGCAGCCAGCCACCAGTCGATAACGGGGATGGCTGGCCGTACTGACGTTGGCCGCCTGCCGAATGCTCCCTGCCTTGCAGCAGCTGATATCTCATCCCTCGACCAGCGCATCGATCCATCGGTCGGAATCACCCGCGACCACTCGACGCATGATTGCATTACATCTGTCACCCCATCCTTCAGACCGCCATAATGGCCATATTATTGTTACGTGCGAGCATTGACGATAACTGCGCCAGAACCGGCATATTCGAAGCATCGAAAATATTGCGATATCTTCTGGACAATAAGTCAGGTGGCCTGCCGGCCAATTCTGCTTAGGATGCACAGCAGAATCAGCAGAACGTTTTTGGAGGCACGTGAATGCCAACGATTACCGGAACGGATGGAAACGATACGTTGATCGGCGGCAAGGCCTCCGAGGTCATCATCGGCCTTGCCGGCGACGATGTCATCTACGGCAATGAGGGCAATGACATCATCGATGGCGGCGCCGGCTCTGACCAGCTCTATGGCGGCGCGGGTGACGACACGATCAAGTCATGGCGTCATGAAGGGCCTGACTATATCGACGGAGGCGACGGCATCGACACGCTGGCGCTGAAACGCAGCTATGAATATGTCGTCGAGCACATCGATATTTCTACGGCGGCGAAGATAGCCACGCCCCAGGATCTCGGCGAAGGAACTGTTATCGTCAACATGGAGCGCCTGAACATCACGGGCGGGTACATGGGCGACCATTTCGTCGGTGGCGCGCTGGGCGACGAGATCCACGGCTGGAACGGCGACGATACGCTCGAAGGCAATGGCGGCGACGACTACATCGACGGCGGCGCCGGCAATGACGTGCTGATCGGCGGATCGGGCCACAATACGCTGATCGGTTACAGCGGTGACGACAAATTTGTCTCCGCCGTCGATGCGGTCGACACGATCGACGGCGGAACGGGCAACGATTCTCTCGTACTCGACCGGCGCGCGGCGACCGTGGACCTGACGCTCGACCTGTCGCAGCCCACGACCACCGTGCAGGCGCTTGGCGACGGCACGACGGTCAGCGGCATCGAGCAGATCGAATTTTATGGCGGCAGCGGCGCCGATACTGTTACCGGTGGCGGCGGTAACGATCTCTTTTCGGGCAGCGGCGGCAATGACAGGTTCGATGGCGGCGCGGGCTTCGATACGGCCAATTACGCCGGCGACTTCGCAGATTACGCGATCGACCGGGTGCTCGGCACGGTCGCAAGTGCCGCCGAAGGCACCGATACGCTCGCCCATGTCGAGAGGCTGCATTTCCTCGACGGCAACTATGATTGGGCCACCGGCGTTTTCACTCCGTTCAACAACGCGCCTCTGCTGGCTGCGGGTGAGCCGAGCAACGGTCTCGTCGAGGCCGGCAGTAGCGGCCCCGGCGTCGATACCGCCAGCCTGCAGCTGACGGCATCAGATCCCGATGCCGGCGACACTATCTCCTACATCACCGACGGCTGGACCAGCCTCGGCGGCGGACAATGGAGCCTTTCCGGTGTCTACGGCATGGCAATCCTGAACACCGCGACCGGACAGGTGACCTATCTGCTGGACAACGACCGGGCCGCGACCCAGGCCCTGGCGGAAGGTGCGGCGGCACAGGACACGTTCGACCTGACGATCAGAGACAGCCACGGGGCCAGCGCCACGCAGAGCATCGCCTTTTCGATCGTCGGAGCGCGCGACAATATTGCCGGCGCAACGATCCACGGGACCGACGGCAACGACTTCATCGCGCCGGGCGCAACCGTCGCGGGCCAGCCGCTCGTCACCGTCAACGACGACACGATCTACGGCGCAGGCGGCAATGATTACG
Proteins encoded:
- a CDS encoding calcium-binding protein — its product is MPTITGTDGNDTLIGGKASEVIIGLAGDDVIYGNEGNDIIDGGAGSDQLYGGAGDDTIKSWRHEGPDYIDGGDGIDTLALKRSYEYVVEHIDISTAAKIATPQDLGEGTVIVNMERLNITGGYMGDHFVGGALGDEIHGWNGDDTLEGNGGDDYIDGGAGNDVLIGGSGHNTLIGYSGDDKFVSAVDAVDTIDGGTGNDSLVLDRRAATVDLTLDLSQPTTTVQALGDGTTVSGIEQIEFYGGSGADTVTGGGGNDLFSGSGGNDRFDGGAGFDTANYAGDFADYAIDRVLGTVASAAEGTDTLAHVERLHFLDGNYDWATGVFTPFNNAPLLAAGEPSNGLVEAGSSGPGVDTASLQLTASDPDAGDTISYITDGWTSLGGGQWSLSGVYGMAILNTATGQVTYLLDNDRAATQALAEGAAAQDTFDLTIRDSHGASATQSIAFSIVGARDNIAGATIHGTDGNDFIAPGATVAGQPLVTVNDDTIYGAGGNDYVDGGAGADKMIGGSGNDTYFIDNAGDRAVETADSGTDTIQATISVDLHDHAFVENLRLKEGAGAIGGTGNDIANLITGNASANAIAGGAGIDSLYGKGGADIFYFNEMGATNKDSIWDFDADDKVRLGSAFAGLDNNHDGILDTDAFMIASKYGATATADHAQLIYNAATGNLSYDADGTGGQAAQDIVFLGANKAFFDHGDIVLV
- a CDS encoding acyltransferase family protein, whose protein sequence is MRYKQLDALRGIAAMTVVIHHLFMAFPGSEAHLNVLDLSSWTFWETWVKYTPLRAFANGRPAVVLFFVLSGFVLAASFEKQTLSYPGYLIRRFCRIYLPFATAIAFAVALFILSPSGPIEGLTEWFNASSWTAAPSSDVVAGHLTMTGRDAHIQLNNVMWSLIHELRISVLFPLIVLLAIWNWRVTLTALACLWLLSEAVGRLTPEGSILASILDTAGYILLFAVGAICFYHRQLLASIAGRAPVWAVAITALVLMAIPAGAPASELLYGLASVALIGAAIGHKNAQSFFTSAPLLWLGTISYSLYLFHLPIVLFTLRHWYGVVDNRFLVVGIIASSLAAAQLAYWLVEKPSDQLGRVLSRRQKPA
- a CDS encoding FAD-dependent oxidoreductase, which codes for MTEDTAIDVLICGAGAAGLTLAIDLARRGVSFRLIEKMDDPFRGSRGKGIQPRTLEVFEDLGIVDKIAASGGYYPQQREYHDDGSVKDAALVEACEPIPSEPYGTPLLVPQFLTEKTMRERLVELGHAPEFGCALVAFEQDGQGVTARLASGGEEQTIRARYLVGTDGGRSFVRQTLAVGFPGKTLGVRAIVADVTLTGLSRDVWHRFNEGSMETQISFCPLTETGFFQLQGPVPLEGEIDLSAEGLTTLTAERTGRADIFIQSVSWASAFNMNARLADSYRVGRIFLAGDAAHTHPPTGGQGLNTSVQDAYNLGWKLAAVLSGAPETLLDSYEEERRPIAASMLGLAVRLLEDMKRGDLRRGREVRQLDIGYPGSSLSLEEPQRQARVLAGNRAPDALLKGAAGQPVRLFDLFKGSHWTLLEFEVERVAIHPRKGLHIYRISQGGDLIDSENRFSDTYEATPGDRILIRPDGYVGAIVSQRETAALETYLHDVGLRTGPAARG